In the Sebastes fasciatus isolate fSebFas1 chromosome 12, fSebFas1.pri, whole genome shotgun sequence genome, CGTTGTTGTTCAGGTGGTTAATGAGGTCCCCAACCCCTGCCTCGTGGGCTGCTCGCAACTCATCTGCAGTCAGGGGGGGCAACGAGGGACATGTAGTCCCAGTGCCACTGCCATCGCTATCGCTGGAAGAGCCCAGGGGCAACTGAGGCTGGAAAAGAGAGAAGGGAGTAGACAAAAAGAGATGTGAACGGTATTGAGCAAACGGAGCAGAGCAGCGCTACAAAGGCAACAACATAGTTTCTTTCAGCCTGAGAGATCTGTTGCTTTTCTAAAGTCATTCCACTCATTTTGGGGGATATATATAAtcccctctctttcctcccaaATGAACCACTCAAGTTATTCTCTGCTTCTCGCTCCTCaccttgttgagctgcagtctCCCATCAGCCATTAATTCTTTGACGGCCTCCTCTGCTGCCAGCTGGCGGGCTGCCTTCTTGCTTGGAGCTGAGGACTCTGCAAACAAGTTCTCTCCAACCTTCACCCTGTACATGAACCTGAACACAGAGACGGTTAAGAAGggtgaaaagagagaaagggagagatatttatttttggttttgcAACTGAGATCATAGATTATGTCACACTTGCCTGACTTATCACATTAGAAAAACAAGAAGACGCAACCGAGTGGAGCCTGTGGTTTTTACTAGTGATCAAGACATATGCATGCAGCGTTTTTAGAAAGTGACCCGAGGAACACGTTTTTATTGTATCTACCAGCCGGCTGCCTAAAGGGATGGATCATAAACAGAAAGAGTGGTAAAGAGTGAATACACAGAGATGGTATTGTGTCTTTGTCACCTGACTACAGTACTGAGCACAGATTGAACAGAAATAGCTGATCAACTGCTTCCCTGAGGAGGAACTTGCAGTGTGGGGGAGAACAACATCCAAAAATCACAGATTCAGAGGGAGGTGAAGGGAGCCTGTACCGCGGGTCATGTGGCGGGCCAGCCTGCCCAGTGATGATGAATTCGATGGGGTTCCCGCTGCGCTGGCTGTACTCCATCAGGACAGACACCGGATTCTTCCCACCAGGCAGAGAGCGGGACAGAGGCGGGCGAGGTACCTCTGCCGTGCCCATCGCTTCCACAGTACTGGTCCCAAAAATCCCCCCCGCGCCTTCAGCTGGCGCCTGGTAGACAGGGGAGGAGACAAAAACATGTACTTCAATTAAGGCTGTATTTTTGGGTGACTGTAGTTTTGAAAACATAGCTACTGAtggggatgtcacgataccagaaatttagtagtcgataccaatagaAGTGAAAATCCATGATTCTCGATagcaattcgataccacggtaaaaaacaaaagtagaacaataaatccaatgtgcttcaacatccactcctttattactgtttgcatactggcTTTTGTTACGAGGTGAAATAGGTCATacttccctctctattatctattttatatattgctgtgaaaacatctcgttcaaacatctggatttattcaagtttctcaccgaaaactacattttacaagatgacatttgaacacatcatgataatgttagaatttaccttcgcccaatactaatttttactgaatagagcctgaatgcataatatgtaagggataatgtagagccaacgggtcattgttgtaaaagaAACTTTGACATACATACTACCCGACTACATAATCCCTCTCACTACACAGCTACTtaattaagaaatcaataatttgacacaaaaacggtccgccagtgTCCGACTTatgaactgcgcccatagcaacggtctgctatacatagcaacggtttgctataaagaaataacagaccgcagaacgccgtgattgaccaatcagaatcgagtattcaacaacggcGTGTAATAAAAGTCAATGGCATgtcccgtgttgaaatcgtcAGGACGAGAGCAAGTTAACGTTAACTGGctcctgccaatttcaacacgtATTTGTTATTCGTAATGTAGCATTATCGTTAttactgcatcccaaacacgttttctatcgtccccgggaCGATGGGACAACATTAGTCTCACACCCTGGCGGTACCctgggggcggctgtggctcagagggtagagcaggtcgtccatcAATCGGAAGGTCGGAGTTCGATctccggctgctccgggtcacatgtcgatgtgtccttgagcaagacacttaaccccaaattgctcccgaaggcatagccatcggtgtgtgaatgagtatttagattagatcctgatgagcaaagttggcaccttagcagcctctgccatcagtgtatgaatgtgtgtgtgaatgggtgaatgctgacgtgtagtgtaaagcgctttgagtggtcggaagactagaaaagcgctatataagtccaagtccatttaccatattaCCATTTTACCTGCCTTACTGTAGAAAAACCGTACCgtcacattttctgaattttggcatcgacttggtccCGAAGTATCAGTTatggtgacatccctagttactGATGTATTCAAACTTTTTATCAGGGttgcaaaataatcacaaacaAAATGTTGGCCTCCCCATCCTCTTAAACTTGACTGATGTATACTGACTCTGCTGTTTACAGTGTCTGCTCTGATGCATTAAATGTAGTGCTCTCTACTCACATGTGACCAATCTCAGGTGTTTAAAGCCAGATCTGGCAGTCTTTAGACGGCCGATGGTGGCTTATTTACGCACATTCAAACTTACAGTGGTTTCTGGAAGTATATCCATCACTTGGTCCACGCCGACTGCATTTCCCTCGTCCCCCGTGCTCGGCCCACCCTGCATCTCTCCGATGAGAATGCGCAGGGTGGCCGCGGCAGCGTCCTTTTTTGCAACCTTCTTACTGGGAGCTTCTGCGACAGGGAACAGCCTCCCGTTGAGCATCACCTGCATACGGAAtctgacagagggagagaaaacataCAGATGAGACACAGTGATCTGCCAATACATGATTAACTGAGCAGCTACAGTTTTCCAAGACTACTGTTTTGCATAACAAGCAAtgtgattttcatttttaagtGACAGCATCGTGTGTCTTCATTAAGGCAGATTTATTTCTTACAAACTTTGAATCGATAGGTTTGTCACCAGGTGCATTACAGAAGGTAACAAACATGTGGAAGTAGAAACAGAAAATTCTGCATTTCACTTAATGAGAAAACAGATATCACTTCAACACCCCAAATTTGTAAAGTTGATATATTAAGTTATATTAACTTatatttagggatgcactgatccatctttttctttcctgaTATCTCAACTAAGAGCATCTGCTAATATGGATTTCTGCTCTCGTAACAGTGCTCTGTTTTTGCCAAATTTAAAATTTACATGGAACTAATTTGTTCAATTTAATAAGAGATTCCTGTGGCACTGAAAATTGAATCTGTGGCATGCCGTGACTTAATGACTGTGGATTGGTCAATACCTGATCCACTTTGTAAGGTCAGTATTGGCCACAGCTAGGTTTCAACATTACAGCATGAATACACAGACAATGATCACAGATTCATTTACTTTACTCAATTAAAACTTTATAGTAACAAACACTACGTGACTAACCTTGGGTCGTGAGAGGGTCCTGACTGGTCGAGGAGCAGGAACTCACAGTTATGGCCCAGATACTGGGCGTACTCCATGAGGCCGCTGACGGGGTTCTTCAGCCTCACCTCCTGTAGTTTGGCCCACAGGTTCTGGGGAGGTGGAGCAGCCAGCGACACAGCTACAGTTCCCACGGAGTTGGCCTGCTCTGCTGCCAGTTTCCCAGCGTCCGTCTCTCTGCGAATGGCGTTGAGGAATTCTGGGATGTCGTCAGTGGCCCATTGTCCTTCATTGGTCTCTTCGTCTTTACATGTGGTAAGGGATGGGGGCTTGAGGGCGGATTGGGACTTAAAAAGGGTAAAAGCAGAGGTAAAGGGTTAATAAAATCAAGGTAGAAGTCCAAGTCTGGTAGCCTTAACTGAATGCATCCAGTAAAAAGACACTTCACATCTACCAGCTTTTCTCTCTTAAAGTAGTAGTTCAACAATTCACATGCAAACCCTCACGTCTGTCCGGTAATCATAAGGTTACTGCCGGCCCTGTTAGttaaatgaaaatacaaagTACAGATATTGTGCCTACCGCTTCACTATGACTTTGCTCTGGCATCCAACCCTCCGGGAGCGGCAGTGGCTCGAGACCTGGTATTGTAGGTATTGGTGAAGACGGCTGGAAGATagaccctcctccctcctcatctCTACCGGGTTCCCGCTCAGCGCGGGGGCTCATTGCGGCTTTAATGCTCCTTTCCATCCTCTCTCTGCGGTGGGTGGAGAGCTCCCAGATGGGAGGGTTAACTTCACCATTCTTAACGACTTCACCTTGTTTCTCCAGCAAGTAGAGGGTGGGATTGACCTGCTTAGTACCCCTAAGACCCAGATTTTTGGCTATGACAAGAGCACTAGCCTCCCCTGAAATCAGCAGGTACTTCAGAACTAGCTCCCTCTGTTCTGCCATCGCGGGAAGCGCAAGTTGCGGATCAGGTGAGCTGGTAGTGATGGGATGTTGTTTCACCTGGTGCTGACCAGGGACCTGGGATTTTTCAGAGCCAAATGACTCTGAAGAGGAGCAGTAAGAGGAACTGGATTCTGTGTCAGAGTCCTCTTCTTCGCCTTGTCCCCTGTtttctgctgtttctgtttttagCTCAACCTTGGCTTCAGGATCTGGAGGGTGTCCTGAGCTGACACACAGATGGGAGGGTGGACTCTGTACTATAGAGTGTTGATCTTTCTCGCCTCCGAGAGCTTCTCTGTAAAGACTCCACTCGGGAGGAAGGAGTCCTTGCTTGGAGGCTTTCTGCGAGCGCTCCAAAGAGTAGAGGGCCTTGTTGACTATCTTTTTAGGCAGATGCAGTTTTTTGGCTAACAATTTTGCAGAGATGTTCTCATTTGGCCTCAAAGCAGCCAAAACCCTGTGAACCTGGTCCTGGATGTCAGGGGTGAGAGTGATGTCAACTTTAGTGAAGCTCGACTTTGCTGAGCTGCTGGATGCAGAAGGTCTGCCGaacctttctcttcctctgttgGGCCTGTCTCGATGAAGAGACAAACTCTGAaaactgtcacacacagagtctGTCGGAGCGCGCCACGGTCTGTTGGAGTACTGGTTGTGGTGTGTACCTTGTAACTGGTTTCTGGCTCCTGGGTGTACAAAACTCTGGTCCTGACTATACCCCCCTCTACCCCTTGGGCTGCTGTTGGGGTATGATGAATATCTACTGTAGCCTGACTGGGGCTGGTATGAGGAACTGGGCAGCCTGTCGGGTACCACTCCCGCTCCCCCTCCACGTGGACTAACTCTGAACTGTGGCGCCTCGGAGCTCTGTCCTCTCAGGAATTCTGCCTGTTGGTACTGAAAGGAATTGGGAGCAAAATTGGGACCGTGATTCTGATGATGTGAGCTGTTGAGGTCCTCTGGTTTAGGGGCCAGGTTATTGTGCTTTGGTACGGGCGGAGCAGAAGGGTTGAGAGAAGGAGCTGGGGGTGGTTGTATGGGCGCTACGGGACAGGCAGGGCTGTTGTAGTAACTTGAATACGGGCTCTGCTGTGGGCCAGCTCTAGGGTAGAGTGGGGCTGCGCCAGGTCTGTAATAATTCTCCTTGGCATGGAAGTCGGGTGGTGGATACCTGTGGAAGTGTTCTTTGTAAGGCCCTCCTCTACCTCTGCTCATAGCGCAGGGGTTGAGCGCGAAGGGGGCCGGTGCAGCTTGATGTGCAGCTCCTGTGTGAGTGTACGTCCTCTAGCACAAACAGCAGACCCTGATGGAGAGTCAGGGCAGGCCAATTGCAGCAGAGCACCTGAAATACAAACAAAGGACAATGTCAGGAGAAAGAAATAACTATAAGATAATTGAATGGAGTAAAAatgagcagcagcatggagggtAAGAGACACTGTTGTTCCAGTCAATAACACAAGTTCAAACACCTGCTGGCAAATCTCCAACCTGCTCAAGTGTCCTTGGATAAGTCAGTGACACTATACCAGCATCAAGGACATGATCCTAAGCTCTTCTTGAATTGTAGTATAAAATATACAGCGGACAATGAAATATCTGggtattatgaaaaaaaaaaattaggatTACGTGCAGAGGATAAGTTGTAATGTACACCAACACCGTCAACGCTGCTGTGTATATCTTTGGATTATACCCTAGCCAGTCTACAAGGATACTGCAGGGTGACATACTGTCTCCCCCAGTCACACTGAAACTTAATCCCAAGGTAAAAGGATGGTGATTAATAATTCAGAACTTCTTGTGactattctgttttatttctggCCTTACAAATTATTGCTGGATCTGGATCCATAGCGGATAGGAAAAGTGAGACACTGATGCAGGCAAAAAGGACACTTCCAAGGACACAAGAGAACGTAAAGGGCCGCCTGTCAGTGACAAGCTGTGGACAGAAAATCATGCAGCTGACGTCCTGCTGACTATAATGAGAAGGTTTTGCGGAGCTAGGTTTATTCcttcctccaaaaaaaaaaaaaaacacatattgaaAACATTCAATGAGTACAAATGTAGATCCTGAACTGCATAGTCCAGAATATCCTTCTATGGTACAACATACATTGATTCAGCCTCAAGTGTCATATCTGACAACATTCAATAATGTCTATATCACAGTGAGACTGACAACAAGGAGACACCTGACAAGGAGTCAGGTTTCATCCCCTGTGGCCCCGTCAGCATCACTGGTCTGCCTTATTGAGCTGAGCAGGCCCGAACACCGCCACATTAATAGAGAACACCATAGTGTTGGTTCATCACAGTAATAGGGGCCGACAGGGCCGGCAGCCCAGGGGCCAAACGCGGCTGGAGCTGACTCATCTTGACCCTGATGCAAGGCAACAGTTGACAGCCAAAATaacaactgtttttttcagAATCCACTGACAATTATGCGCCTCTTGGTTTGAGCCTGGGGAGAAGCACGGGCAACATTTGACAACTCATGAATCAACTTTTTTTGCGCACTTCATGCTGTTGTTATGTCAAGACACAGCAAAACACCATGAATGCACAGTCTGATGTTCAAAGTgacctcttcctctccatcacTGACACCTCTGTGTCCATTGTCAAGTTATCAGTGCAGAAAGGTTAAAGCtgtagtgggtagaaatggagcaaatatgatttaaaaaagttatttttataaaacagtcactatatcatgacagtagtgcatgagacaggtaatctaaattattattttttttttaaaatcatgtgcctctgtgtccttcggtgctcctaatggcatctgcaagatttcacagaccaaaggaaaacaaccaatcggagccgagctgcagcctgctgtctctgagcagctgtcaatcacttgcaaactccgatcaaacggtcaaactaggcagcgctgaacaaatatgaatcaatattctgttactgtaatgcctatttctctcctcaaatgttttcagaaacatcttgtagtgtactgtttagctgtaaaattagaaagtttgtaacCCGGTAGCCAATGTTGAGATAAgttggagcacagccaataggaacgctcaatgggaacgctctctctctgaaataagattgtgattggtcaaagtctcctgtcacaggctagattttttttaaagcctgaaatcagagccatcaggaggtgcagaagtctagttttctctcagaacacttttgcccaatgatgcaaaaaaaacaaaaacgttctgcctactgaagctttaaacctGGTACACGCTCCGTATCCAGTGCACACATCTTCACTTGTGCATTCAACACACCACATTTCAGGCCCAGTGGGCTCACAGAGTATTGTGAATCTCACCTACAGTAGGTCAAATGAAAGTAGaagcagagagggaaaaaaggtGGGAGGTTTCAACGTTGCTGCTCCTGTAGCCTCCAAATGATGAAAGGACTTTCACCGAGAATCACgcaaatttaaaataatagcAATTTACAAATCACGAATCACAGAGTAAACACGTTTGTAGATTGTTAAAGATGCTATTTGGAAAACGGGAAAAATAGGTTTCAAACGCAGAGTCTTCCGCTTTCGATGAGCCAGGTCCTTTATTCTGTAGCTTCCACAATGAAAAGACCAGCGATGTCCCTCGCTTATATATGCTGTAAAAACACGTTGCTAACTATCGCACCACGAAATTGAGAGGATTATACAGCGCATGGTCCGTGGTAAGGAAAGGGAAACAGACTCGAGTTAAGTTTCGATTTCATTTCTCCCACTCTAAGTTAGGTTTCCATTGTTGGCCACGTGACCAGCAGAGGCGCAACGAGGGCAGAGAGACTGATGCACAGACACATACAGATGGGCAGAAGTGTCTATACATGACCAAAACAAAGTAATAAACGTATGGTGTCTCTGCAGTCCACCTCAAAAACAATCAATGTGTTGGTACTGTGGAGCTGCAAGGACATCCTCTCTTGAAAGCATGCTGTATACACAGTAGACTGAGGCAGAGGAGACAGACATCACATGCTCAGATCAGATTctcacattaaaaataaaacagaggtTGAGAGAATGATGGAGACTGATAGTAATGTAATACATTTTGGGGGAGATACAAATATCACAGTAAAACGTTGATATCTTGTTACAGGTTGTGATgggatgaaaaagaaaagaaaaagtaaaagtactataaGGTGAAGGTCACTAAAACAAGACACATGTTGTGTCTGTAGGGAACAATATAGCCCCTTTTCACACATGGATTTAGTAAAACACTCACATCACAGCCAAACCTTACTTCATCAGTGTCCTGGAAGTGATTTCCCACCATTTATGTTTCAGTAAAATGCGCCAAACTCAGTATAGGTATAAGATCAAATCTGCTATTTCCAGTATAAATGTACCAAGCTgcattaagataagataagatattcctttattagtcccgcagtggggaaatttgcagtgtacagcagcaaagggcatagtgcaaaaaacaagatgcatcagctaacacgtAGCGTCatgatatatctatatatatctatatatatagatatatatagatatatatatataaacagtctAGACAGTTTCACATTTGTGTATCATCGCAAACTTAATGTGGAGGACACAAACTCTGCTGTGATGAAAAACTactatacaaaaacaaaacaaaacacattcactGATCATTTATTGTGAGGTTAACCTCCCCTTCCTCATACAAGTTAGCATCTAGCTATTTGACGCTCTGGATATATTTATCTCTGAGTTTATGTGATGCTAAAAGGAGATGGACACACTCCTGTTTTCCATTTCAAAAAAGGGTACGACTATTTTAGGAGGGTTAATATATAtctaatataatacaatacaatataatatatgtatgtatatatatataaacagtctACACTGTTTCACATTTGTGTATAAACTTAATGTGGAGGACACAAACTCTGCTATGATGAAAAAACTActatacaaaaacaaacactgaggaTTTCTTCTGAGGTTAACCTACCCTTCTTCATACAAGTTAGCATCTAGATAGGAGGGTTAATCACCCAGGGCAACGGATGAAGAAACCCAGGGCAACGGATGAAACCCAGGGCAACGGATGGAACGGATGAAACCCAGGGCAACGGATTGAGAAACCCAGGGCAACGGATGAAACTCAAAAGCCCTCGCTGTTATCTCTTCTTTGTTCTATGTGTTCTTTGAATGAACATAAAGCGTTAACTTGGAACAGCTACAGGTGAGACGTGTTGCTTAAATGTGACTCAAAACCAACGAGACACGCGTGTTTTAAGACgtctaaatgtctaaatgtGTCACGGTAAAGCCATGTTAGCGGTCTGTGTTAGCATCGTCCCTCCTCCAGCTAACGCTAGCCTGCTAGCTTGTGACTGGCAGCAGTAGCACCGCACTGGCACTGCACCATTTCCACACTATCGCCTGCAGCCCAGCCAATCCGTTATCTGCTAACGCAAACCACTCTTCAGCCAAGCCATTAACACACTTTAAACAACCTCAGCGGCTTTAGTCGGTTACCTGAACTCGCTGTGTTGTCGCCTCTTGTTGGGGCTCTTGTTGGTGGTCAGTGTTTTAATGCGGTGATAACCATGGACACAATCAAAGAACTGCTGCGCGGAGAGGTGACGCTTATTGCTTACGACCCGACACACGGCTACGAGGCGCGTGTGGATGACGTAGCAGCATTGGCAAGGTTCAAATATTTTATATCAGATGTGTCCTATCCATGATGCTTTACTGACACAGTTtgagttagatagatagatagatagatagatagatagatagatagatagatagtaactttattgatcctgagggaaattcaagtttccagcatcacagttccatagtgcaaaacatgttagtaaaaaggcagtaaaaaagttagtagtgcaaagtacaaaaaaatatataccaaatataaaaatacaaggagatgaagaaaactgttaaaactgaatatagtgcagaagagacaaTGTCAGATGTGTCCTATCCATGATGCTTTACTGTAACATTTTGAGTTAATCATATCAAGACTTAGATTTGGACACACTggactaaacagcacactatttAAAATAGGTAAACATGACACAGGTAAATGTGGTTATTGTGGACAAGAGGAAACGGTGGAGCATGTCATATTGCATTGTGAGAGatatgaggaagaaagaaggctTTTGAGTCAAGGCTTCAAAGAGATTAAAGCACACTTTGATTTAATAGATATTCTACAAAAGAACTCACTAAATGAGTGTTACAGAATATTATTGATGCTTTACAAAGCTTAAATCTTTCCTGTTGGATATCTTTACAGAGATAAACATGCTCTTAGTTTTCAACTTTCACAGTGATACTGCTGCAATGATAAGCTACAATAAGACTGGTGGCAAAGGacattaaagagggacacaaataccccacacctcacctccataccattattgacacacagtacacctgaagtgaatggactgtaattctgtgcaatatgctgccttccactgtgtaattgtctgaaatatattaattttttttttttttttaaatacttttgagagctacaagttcttttaacatggtcatggagcatatatactgtatatttgtattctgggggtatcgttccgatgcagagggtagtttagtttatttattgactacactgagggcgttttatattttaataattgatttatttattgtcttgagttgaatgtgctacttatttttgtactgtaattaccttgtgccttttctaccttttttcttttcgtAAAGCTGATTCGGTGTAAACTgatcagaattccaatgtacttataggtgcaaatggcaaataaaactatTGAATCAATGTGTTGCAAccaaaattacacatttttgtcACTCGAGCAGGGTTCTCTTCTCTGTATACTGAGAttcaaattttcttttttggctcGACCTAATAGTTCAATTCAGGGTTTACATGTTGTCAGTTTTCTCTCACAGGCCtattataaattatttatttgtataacacttttgaaaaacaaaggtttacaaagtacaaaacaaatagtgcaagattaaaaaaacaccaataaaacagcaacataataaacatctaaattaaataagtaaatataataaatacaggaCAGGAGGGGGCAGTAAATACAGTTTATATGACAAAAAAGctcatataaaaaataaatcttgaaAATATAACAGAATCAGCCATTTTAGTAAAGTAAATGGTAGGCCTAAACTCTGAAGTCCTCTGCCCCCATTAGATTTGAGTTTATTTAGACTGTTATCAATTTTCTCTGGGTTACCAGATATGTCTGTGTCGATCTGTCTCAATGGTCAGGTTGTGGTCACTCAGCCTGTATTTAGAAAATGTCTTGCtcaattttgttttatattctgTTGAGCTTCCGTTTAATGTAAATATCAAGGAATTTGTCAAGTGTTGTCAAGGGAAAATGTCTTtcaagccattttcaaagtcaTAATTGGATGTGAGTGGCACTAAATTGTCGTTATACTGAGGTAGACACCTGGCTACATCCAGTGCGCCTACACAATATATTctgtatgtttatatgtttttaaaaaaaaaataaagttatacTCTAAAAAAGACATTACAATCAGTCGGCTGTCCTTAAATTTGTGGGCATCACATATTTATTATAGGGGAGGAGAAATATGCTCATAAGTCCATaataaaaccagagagagagagagagatagagagagagagagatagagagagagggatagagagagagggtctATTCAGTTGAATTCTGACCATGTGATGAAGTGTCTTCCTCCACCATCCTCTTTGGTAAAAACAAGTCAAGGGATGTTTGTTGAACTTTGACTcacaataaatgtatttataatataGTGAGCTTTTAGGAGACCACTGATTATATCTGGCAAGCTAAAGTTTTGCACTTTGCTATCATATCCAGTGGGTGTCACCATTACTCTGTGAATACTGATGCCAGATTCTACCAGTTGCAGTAAAGAAGCAAAACAGCTTTTGAATATTGCTGGAAAAAGGGGGTCTTAGAAAAAGACAGACTGTGATACAGTAATTTAAAACTGTTGTTTGACTGATTTGAAATGTTTCCTTGTAGGCAAATAGTGTGTTTGTTATTTTGCTCCTTTTATTTCCTTCCCAAGCTTTGCTTTAAAGACACCTGGATTACTGCTGCAATATAATCCCATGAACTGGATCCATAGACTCTCTCAAAAATGCAAAGCCCCCCTTGAGATCCAACGCCAGGGGTGAAAATCAGTGAGTATGTGCACGGTGAAACAGAAGATGACTGATGTGATGACAGATATGTGCATATCAGAAAGTCTGCAGGAATTGATGAGAAGCATGAAGGGTGAATGTGAGTTGCTGGTTGGTGTATGCCCAGCTCTCAGTATCTGACTGATTCCGACACACAGCATCTCCCTCTTCAGAGGAGTATTCCTTTCACTgcatctctcactcactctgctCCCCCTCCCTTTCCACTCCTCTCCCTTCTCCGCCACTGCCGGTATCACACTCTCTccacttgtttttctacaatcTTTCTTCGTCTTCAGACCCCGCTCTCTATCTCACTCCCCCCTTTCTTCATTctccctcatcctctctctctctatttctccctcttcctccactcTTTCTCTGTTCATACAGAGGAATGCAGTATGTGGCAGG is a window encoding:
- the adar gene encoding double-stranded RNA-specific adenosine deaminase isoform X1 — translated: MSRGRGGPYKEHFHRYPPPDFHAKENYYRPGAAPLYPRAGPQQSPYSSYYNSPACPVAPIQPPPAPSLNPSAPPVPKHNNLAPKPEDLNSSHHQNHGPNFAPNSFQYQQAEFLRGQSSEAPQFRVSPRGGGAGVVPDRLPSSSYQPQSGYSRYSSYPNSSPRGRGGYSQDQSFVHPGARNQLQGTHHNQYSNRPWRAPTDSVCDSFQSLSLHRDRPNRGRERFGRPSASSSSAKSSFTKVDITLTPDIQDQVHRVLAALRPNENISAKLLAKKLHLPKKIVNKALYSLERSQKASKQGLLPPEWSLYREALGGEKDQHSIVQSPPSHLCVSSGHPPDPEAKVELKTETAENRGQGEEEDSDTESSSSYCSSSESFGSEKSQVPGQHQVKQHPITTSSPDPQLALPAMAEQRELVLKYLLISGEASALVIAKNLGLRGTKQVNPTLYLLEKQGEVVKNGEVNPPIWELSTHRRERMERSIKAAMSPRAEREPGRDEEGGGSIFQPSSPIPTIPGLEPLPLPEGWMPEQSHSEASQSALKPPSLTTCKDEETNEGQWATDDIPEFLNAIRRETDAGKLAAEQANSVGTVAVSLAAPPPQNLWAKLQEVRLKNPVSGLMEYAQYLGHNCEFLLLDQSGPSHDPRFRMQVMLNGRLFPVAEAPSKKVAKKDAAAATLRILIGEMQGGPSTGDEGNAVGVDQVMDILPETTAPAEGAGGIFGTSTVEAMGTAEVPRPPLSRSLPGGKNPVSVLMEYSQRSGNPIEFIITGQAGPPHDPRFMYRVKVGENLFAESSAPSKKAARQLAAEEAVKELMADGRLQLNKPQLPLGSSSDSDGSGTGTTCPSLPPLTADELRAAHEAGVGDLINHLNNNAVSGLLEYARARGFAAEIRLVGQSGPPHEPKFTYQAKLGGRWFPPVCASNKKQGKQEAADAALRVLIGEAERAARTGELIPAELPVSGSTLHDQIAMLSHQRFNALTTRIQHSLLGRKILATIVMRRGEGLGTVVSLGTGNRCVKGEELSLKGDTVNDCHAEIISRRGFVRFLYIELLKHYDGTEDSIFEDAEKNKLQIKSDITFHLYISTAPCGDGALFDKSCSESGDEIEGHQPLFENAKQGKLRTKVENGEGTIPVESSAIVPTWDGIQHGERLRTMSCSDKILRWNVLGLQGALLTHFLHPIYLKSITLGYLYSHGHLTRAVCCRLARDGDAFTQSLPFPFMLNHPEVGRVSVYDSTRHTGKTKESSVNWSFPDQHSVEVLDGTKGKLDGNKMSVSRVSKSNLFCLFRSLCQRCGRTELLNLPSYAQAKISAQSFQLAKQQFFRALSGHGYGAWIGKPLEEKSFESGEGNGNNGANFPVGYGGSRNGGAMEYKQEEA